Proteins co-encoded in one Prunus persica cultivar Lovell chromosome G6, Prunus_persica_NCBIv2, whole genome shotgun sequence genomic window:
- the LOC18772193 gene encoding uncharacterized protein LOC18772193 isoform X1, with protein sequence MAEDDDAEGFGDFKFVTAVDPNPKINGRVSTVSDDDWGDFVTHNTSQIKTQAVLSNGLTYSQSPPTQIPYDPSGFFNIANGSAPSRPNSEPSRVDTEPEKVNKTRWMKPHGALPLSLFGEEQEEEKSGAGESRVGDVATGLTKNEGFVKNELNLNVSSVGINDLIANLYGQNPKFVVQNGSNSNLGSGGPNSTKKGLNCSPNTLDLKFDSLIPNENGKFGSLNSASNGLDLKFDGVDSHSNLGCGTPPSTKNGVNFSANALDLKFDPLIAIKNGQFGGSNFASNGLDLKFDGVDSNSNTNGLKLDWEEGNGDFDEEDDDGWEFKGADSERQVSNENFKEQGVVEVAGSKVESNAFTHLGIQENTGGTGLTWGFGIDAPEFNNVSVPSHGNDQWGFSFDFNPSSVTQYNLFLDLHSKNKPNNAETVPNSSPVGGNVWEFKDALSENESKDKLGESKAATPSGLDVHSLDGVSARAHNEFFAGSDGISHESGENNFAFPFIPNSGTEDCIVSDSYSSGKKDDIAKGSSCSPANDHVESDDNFWEFKDAFSESGSKLEGESVIARNPPTNIKPPAISDEIQHNEVTLESHRQALPLSIFGDEELETDDSSIHEDISTHAAVSHQINTPKSPVPNISITDLISSLYSQVDQNTNAIHAPKATENPPHPASTVLESVLGDDDFDDDSWEFKDAVSRDQYQTSITNLEYSPQNSLTKVQLDNLVDFYCKLKDESYFLALRHLENKKAESSATLSGEDTTVEALEEEIQKLYNELHQDSMISNQFQSGNPSQRNACLNEVHKVLKDPKFQVLESEYQLSQRLSLAEKDLRSAIELSRHAASTLRILRLGSNEEQSNYISTWSQIVSICAQELKHGSSIWMQSIENNIQNQMLSDPQGKQYILALGEIYRVVLVVGTSAKLYKPWTLLHSSDSSSLFALLNECSTLWSSSGLNEALKSIADAIDFKYDGTVNALLESMTYVHHIDAFSLQNHVVNGQQPTCSLSLLTAGAVPGIKMVAWKGEHYLLTLANLWTNLISPDPPKLPHLSYR encoded by the exons ATGGCGGAGGACGACGACGCCGAGGGCTTCGGAGACTTCAAGTTCGTCACCGCCGTCGATCCCAATCCCAAGATCAATGGACGAGTTTCGACCGTCTCAGATGACGACTGGGGCGACTTCGTAACCCACAATACAAGTCAGATCAAAACTCAGGCCGTGCTCTCCAATGGACTCACATACTCCCAATCACCTCCCACCCAAATACCTTACGACCCTTCCGGGTTTTTCAACATTGCTAATGGCTCGGCGCCTTCCCGACCCAACTCCGAGCCAAGCCGGGTTGACACTGAGCCCGAGAAGGTTAACAAGACTCGTTGGATGAAGCCCCATGGAGCTTTGCCGTTATCGTTATTTGGGGAAGAgcaggaagaagagaagtCTGGTGCGGGCGAGTCCAGGGTTGGGGACGTTGCGACCGGCTTGACAAAAAATGAGGGATTCGTAAAAAACGAGTTGAATTTGAATGTGAGTAGTGTTGGGATTAACGATTTGATTGCTAATTTGTATGGTCAGAATCCTAAATTCGTGGTTCAAAATGGATCGAATTCGAATTTGGGGTCTGGCGGTCCAAATTCGACCAAAAAGGGGTTGAATTGTAGTCCCAATACGTTGGATTTGAAGTTTGATTCGCTGATTCCGAATGAAAATGGGAAATTTGGTAGTTTGAATTCGGCTTCGAATGGTTtggatttgaaatttgatggTGTAGATTCACATTCGAATTTGGGGTGTGGAACTCCTCCTTCCACCAAAAACGGGGTGAATTTTAGTGCCAATGCGTtggatttgaaatttgatcCTCTGATTGCCATAAAAAATGGGCAATTTGGTGGTTCGAATTTTGCTTCGAATGGTTtggatttgaaatttgatggTGTAGATTCGAATTCGAATACAAATGGGTTGAAGTTGGATTGGGAGGAAGGAAATGGGGATTTTGATGAGGAGGATGATGATGGTTGGGAATTCAAAGGTGCGGATTCAGAGCGCCAGGTTAGCAATGAGAATTTTAAG GAACAAGGGGTTGTGGAAGTAGCAGGATCGAAAGTAGAATCAAATGCATTCACACACCTAGGAATCCAG GAAAATACTGGGGGAACTGGACTTACTTGGGGGTTTGGAATTGATGCTCCTGAATTTAATAATGTCTCTGTTCCATCTCATGGAAATGATCAATGGggtttttcatttgatttcaaCCCAAGCTCTGTAACTCAATATAATCTTTTCTTGGATCTGCACTCAAAGAACAAGCCAAACAACGCTGAAACTGTACCCAATTCTTCTCCAGTTGGTGGAAATGTGTGGGAATTCAAGGATGCACtttcagaaaatgaatcaAAGGATAAGTTG GGAGAGTCAAAGGCTGCCACCCCTTCTGGTTTAGATGTGCACTCATTAGATGGTGTTAGTGCTCGTGCTCATAATGAGTTTTTTGCTGGATCTGATGGAATTTCTCACGAGTCTGGTGAAAATAACTTTGCCTTTCCTTTCATCCCAAATTCTGGCACTGAAGATTGTATAGTCTCAGATTCATATTCCAGTGGCAAGAAAGATGACATTGCAAAAGGGTCGAGTTGTTCCCCAGCCAATGACCATGTTGAGTCTGATGACAATTTTTGGGAATTTAAGGATGCATTTTCAGAATCTGGATCAAAGCTTGAG GGGGAGTCAGTGATTGCCCGTAATCCTCCTACGAATATAAAACCGCCTGCAATTAGTGACGAAATCCAG CACAATGAGGTAACATTAGAGAGTCATCGGCAAGCCTTGCCCCTGTCCATATTTGGAGATGAAGAACTGGAGACTGATGATTCCTCAATCCATGAAGATATTTCTACTCATGCAGCTGTATCCCACCAAATAAATACCCCCAAAAGCCCTGTGCCCAATATATCCATCACTGATCTAATATCAAGCTTATACAGTCAAGTGGACCAGAACACTAATGCAATTCATGCACCAAAAGCAACTGAAAATCCTCCGCATCCTGCCTCAACAGTGTTGGAGTCTGTTTTGggtgatgatgattttgatgaCGATTCCTGGGAATTTAAGGATGCTGTTTCAAGAGATCAGTACCAAACTTCTATTACTAATCTTGAATATTCACCTCAAAATTCCTTGACCAAAGTCCAGCTGGATAATCTTGTGGATTTCTATTGCAAATTGAAAGATGAATCATACTTTCTTGCACTCCGCCATCTTGAAAATAAG AAAGCTGAAAGTAGTGCTACTCTTTCTGGCGAAGATACAACAGTAGAGGCTTTGGAAGAGGAAATCCAG AAATTATATAATGAACTGCATCAAGACAGTATGATCTCCAATCAGTTCCAGTCAGGGAATCCTTCACAAAGAAATGCATGCCTTAATGAAGTTCATAAAGTTCTGAAGGATCCAAAGTTCCAAGTTCTTGAGTCAGAATATCAGTTGTCACAAAGATTGTCATTG GCAGAGAAGGATTTGAGATCAGCAATTGAACTTTCAAGACATGCAGCATCCACGTTAAGGATTCTTAGATTGGGATCAAATGAGGAGCAATCTAATTACATTTCCACGTGGTCTCAAATAGTATCTATTTGTGCTCAAGAACTGAAACATGGTTCTTCAATTTGGATGCAATcaatagaaaataatattcAGAATCAAATGTTGTCTGATCCTCAAG GCAAGCAGTATATCCTTGCACTTGGAGAAATTTACAGAGTAGTTTTAGTTGTTGGAACCTCAGCCAAACTGTACAAGCCATGGACTCTATTACATTCTTCAGATAGTTCTAGCTTGTTTGCTCTTCTGAACGAGTGTTCTACTCTATGGTCAAGTTCGGGACTCAATGAAGCTCTCAAGAGTATTGCAGATGCAATTGATTTTAAATATGATGGAACCGTTAACGCACTGCTTGAGTCCATGACATATGTTCATCATATTGATGCATTTTCACTTCAAAACCATGTTGTTAATGGACAACAACCTACTTGTTCACTGTCACTATTAACCGCAGGAGCTGTGCCAG GTATTAAAATGGTGGCGTGGAAAGGGGAACACTACTTATTGACGCTTGCAAACTTGTGGACAAATTTGATTAGTCCCGATCCTCCGAAATTGCCCCACTTGAGTTATAGGTGA
- the LOC18772193 gene encoding uncharacterized protein LOC18772193 isoform X2 translates to MAEDDDAEGFGDFKFVTAVDPNPKINGRVSTVSDDDWGDFVTHNTSQIKTQAVLSNGLTYSQSPPTQIPYDPSGFFNIANGSAPSRPNSEPSRVDTEPEKVNKTRWMKPHGALPLSLFGEEQEEEKSGAGESRVGDVATGLTKNEGFVKNELNLNVSSVGINDLIANLYGQNPKFVVQNGSNSNLGSGGPNSTKKGLNCSPNTLDLKFDSLIPNENGKFGSLNSASNGLDLKFDGVDSHSNLGCGTPPSTKNGVNFSANALDLKFDPLIAIKNGQFGGSNFASNGLDLKFDGVDSNSNTNGLKLDWEEGNGDFDEEDDDGWEFKGADSERQVSNENFKENTGGTGLTWGFGIDAPEFNNVSVPSHGNDQWGFSFDFNPSSVTQYNLFLDLHSKNKPNNAETVPNSSPVGGNVWEFKDALSENESKDKLGESKAATPSGLDVHSLDGVSARAHNEFFAGSDGISHESGENNFAFPFIPNSGTEDCIVSDSYSSGKKDDIAKGSSCSPANDHVESDDNFWEFKDAFSESGSKLEGESVIARNPPTNIKPPAISDEIQHNEVTLESHRQALPLSIFGDEELETDDSSIHEDISTHAAVSHQINTPKSPVPNISITDLISSLYSQVDQNTNAIHAPKATENPPHPASTVLESVLGDDDFDDDSWEFKDAVSRDQYQTSITNLEYSPQNSLTKVQLDNLVDFYCKLKDESYFLALRHLENKKAESSATLSGEDTTVEALEEEIQKLYNELHQDSMISNQFQSGNPSQRNACLNEVHKVLKDPKFQVLESEYQLSQRLSLAEKDLRSAIELSRHAASTLRILRLGSNEEQSNYISTWSQIVSICAQELKHGSSIWMQSIENNIQNQMLSDPQGKQYILALGEIYRVVLVVGTSAKLYKPWTLLHSSDSSSLFALLNECSTLWSSSGLNEALKSIADAIDFKYDGTVNALLESMTYVHHIDAFSLQNHVVNGQQPTCSLSLLTAGAVPGIKMVAWKGEHYLLTLANLWTNLISPDPPKLPHLSYR, encoded by the exons ATGGCGGAGGACGACGACGCCGAGGGCTTCGGAGACTTCAAGTTCGTCACCGCCGTCGATCCCAATCCCAAGATCAATGGACGAGTTTCGACCGTCTCAGATGACGACTGGGGCGACTTCGTAACCCACAATACAAGTCAGATCAAAACTCAGGCCGTGCTCTCCAATGGACTCACATACTCCCAATCACCTCCCACCCAAATACCTTACGACCCTTCCGGGTTTTTCAACATTGCTAATGGCTCGGCGCCTTCCCGACCCAACTCCGAGCCAAGCCGGGTTGACACTGAGCCCGAGAAGGTTAACAAGACTCGTTGGATGAAGCCCCATGGAGCTTTGCCGTTATCGTTATTTGGGGAAGAgcaggaagaagagaagtCTGGTGCGGGCGAGTCCAGGGTTGGGGACGTTGCGACCGGCTTGACAAAAAATGAGGGATTCGTAAAAAACGAGTTGAATTTGAATGTGAGTAGTGTTGGGATTAACGATTTGATTGCTAATTTGTATGGTCAGAATCCTAAATTCGTGGTTCAAAATGGATCGAATTCGAATTTGGGGTCTGGCGGTCCAAATTCGACCAAAAAGGGGTTGAATTGTAGTCCCAATACGTTGGATTTGAAGTTTGATTCGCTGATTCCGAATGAAAATGGGAAATTTGGTAGTTTGAATTCGGCTTCGAATGGTTtggatttgaaatttgatggTGTAGATTCACATTCGAATTTGGGGTGTGGAACTCCTCCTTCCACCAAAAACGGGGTGAATTTTAGTGCCAATGCGTtggatttgaaatttgatcCTCTGATTGCCATAAAAAATGGGCAATTTGGTGGTTCGAATTTTGCTTCGAATGGTTtggatttgaaatttgatggTGTAGATTCGAATTCGAATACAAATGGGTTGAAGTTGGATTGGGAGGAAGGAAATGGGGATTTTGATGAGGAGGATGATGATGGTTGGGAATTCAAAGGTGCGGATTCAGAGCGCCAGGTTAGCAATGAGAATTTTAAG GAAAATACTGGGGGAACTGGACTTACTTGGGGGTTTGGAATTGATGCTCCTGAATTTAATAATGTCTCTGTTCCATCTCATGGAAATGATCAATGGggtttttcatttgatttcaaCCCAAGCTCTGTAACTCAATATAATCTTTTCTTGGATCTGCACTCAAAGAACAAGCCAAACAACGCTGAAACTGTACCCAATTCTTCTCCAGTTGGTGGAAATGTGTGGGAATTCAAGGATGCACtttcagaaaatgaatcaAAGGATAAGTTG GGAGAGTCAAAGGCTGCCACCCCTTCTGGTTTAGATGTGCACTCATTAGATGGTGTTAGTGCTCGTGCTCATAATGAGTTTTTTGCTGGATCTGATGGAATTTCTCACGAGTCTGGTGAAAATAACTTTGCCTTTCCTTTCATCCCAAATTCTGGCACTGAAGATTGTATAGTCTCAGATTCATATTCCAGTGGCAAGAAAGATGACATTGCAAAAGGGTCGAGTTGTTCCCCAGCCAATGACCATGTTGAGTCTGATGACAATTTTTGGGAATTTAAGGATGCATTTTCAGAATCTGGATCAAAGCTTGAG GGGGAGTCAGTGATTGCCCGTAATCCTCCTACGAATATAAAACCGCCTGCAATTAGTGACGAAATCCAG CACAATGAGGTAACATTAGAGAGTCATCGGCAAGCCTTGCCCCTGTCCATATTTGGAGATGAAGAACTGGAGACTGATGATTCCTCAATCCATGAAGATATTTCTACTCATGCAGCTGTATCCCACCAAATAAATACCCCCAAAAGCCCTGTGCCCAATATATCCATCACTGATCTAATATCAAGCTTATACAGTCAAGTGGACCAGAACACTAATGCAATTCATGCACCAAAAGCAACTGAAAATCCTCCGCATCCTGCCTCAACAGTGTTGGAGTCTGTTTTGggtgatgatgattttgatgaCGATTCCTGGGAATTTAAGGATGCTGTTTCAAGAGATCAGTACCAAACTTCTATTACTAATCTTGAATATTCACCTCAAAATTCCTTGACCAAAGTCCAGCTGGATAATCTTGTGGATTTCTATTGCAAATTGAAAGATGAATCATACTTTCTTGCACTCCGCCATCTTGAAAATAAG AAAGCTGAAAGTAGTGCTACTCTTTCTGGCGAAGATACAACAGTAGAGGCTTTGGAAGAGGAAATCCAG AAATTATATAATGAACTGCATCAAGACAGTATGATCTCCAATCAGTTCCAGTCAGGGAATCCTTCACAAAGAAATGCATGCCTTAATGAAGTTCATAAAGTTCTGAAGGATCCAAAGTTCCAAGTTCTTGAGTCAGAATATCAGTTGTCACAAAGATTGTCATTG GCAGAGAAGGATTTGAGATCAGCAATTGAACTTTCAAGACATGCAGCATCCACGTTAAGGATTCTTAGATTGGGATCAAATGAGGAGCAATCTAATTACATTTCCACGTGGTCTCAAATAGTATCTATTTGTGCTCAAGAACTGAAACATGGTTCTTCAATTTGGATGCAATcaatagaaaataatattcAGAATCAAATGTTGTCTGATCCTCAAG GCAAGCAGTATATCCTTGCACTTGGAGAAATTTACAGAGTAGTTTTAGTTGTTGGAACCTCAGCCAAACTGTACAAGCCATGGACTCTATTACATTCTTCAGATAGTTCTAGCTTGTTTGCTCTTCTGAACGAGTGTTCTACTCTATGGTCAAGTTCGGGACTCAATGAAGCTCTCAAGAGTATTGCAGATGCAATTGATTTTAAATATGATGGAACCGTTAACGCACTGCTTGAGTCCATGACATATGTTCATCATATTGATGCATTTTCACTTCAAAACCATGTTGTTAATGGACAACAACCTACTTGTTCACTGTCACTATTAACCGCAGGAGCTGTGCCAG GTATTAAAATGGTGGCGTGGAAAGGGGAACACTACTTATTGACGCTTGCAAACTTGTGGACAAATTTGATTAGTCCCGATCCTCCGAAATTGCCCCACTTGAGTTATAGGTGA
- the LOC18774993 gene encoding uncharacterized GPI-anchored protein At3g06035, whose product MASYKLSLFLLALINCLLFLSHPASCNEEEDKIFQGLNSFKQSLKKNSNAECLADEIADELEDQPCSSADDYAIEPGNGPKFPKFDKLIKKCHIDINTTTDGIILPVCVPNWDPDLVIKNYTHTQYAKYLNGSKYTGAGVGTEDDWVVVVLSTDTESGSFSGAPSLAAIGMVHYMMAMLLGLFLILLC is encoded by the exons ATGGCCTCTTATAAACTGAGCTTGTTTCTCCTGGCGCTTATCAATTGCttgctctttctttctcatccAGCATCTTGTAATG aagaagaagacaaaattTTCCAAGGACTTAACAGCTTCAAGCAATCACTAAAGAAGAACAGCAATGCAGAATGTCTAGCTGATGAAATTGCAGATGAGCTAGAAGACCAGCCATGTTCCAGTGCAGACGACTACGCAATAGAGCCGGGCAACGGcccaaaattcccaaaattCGACAAGCTCATCAAGAAGTGCCACATAGACATCAACACTACGACAGATGGCATCATCTTGCCCGTTTGTGTGCCCAACTGGGACCCAGATCTTGTGATAAAAAACTACACTCACACCCAATATGCCAAATATCTAAATGGTTCCAAGTACACAGGAGCTGGGGTTGGCACTGAGGATGattgggtggtggtggtgttgagCACTGACACAGAAAGTGGAAGCTTTTCTGGTGCTCCTTCTTTGGCTGCAATTGGCATGGTTCATTACATGATGGCCATGTTGCTGGGGTTGTTCTTGATTTTGCTCTGCTGA
- the LOC18773119 gene encoding uncharacterized GPI-anchored protein At5g19250: MASLIRLSFFFFVLFHAFLLLSPFVHGSDEDDDNLLQGINSYRRSLNLPVLIKNDNAGCLADRIADDIEDLPCSSPTNGANILPSSQSPLANLPKHLRKCKIDANSTQDGVILPVCVPKLVPTLVLTNYTHSPKYVKYLNDSRFSGVGVGSEDNWAVVVLASSNPSGNFANAAGSLVSMFGFGHYLVFLLLGVSLILVS, translated from the exons ATGGCCTCCCTGATCAGActtagcttcttcttctttgtgctTTTTCATGCCTTCCTCTTACTTTCTCCCTTTGTGCATGGTAGTG atgaagatgatgacaaTCTTCTCCAAGGCATTAACAGTTACAGAAGATCACTAAACTTGCCAGTCCTCATCAAGAACGATAACGCAGGTTGCCTAGCAGATAGAATTGCTGATGATATAGAGGACCTGCCTTGCAGCAGCCCCACCAACGGTGCTAACATTCTGCCTAGCTCTCAGAGTCCACTTGCCAATCTTCCCAAGCACTTAAGGAAGTGCAAAATCGATGCCAACAGCACACAAGATGGGGTTATTTTGCCTGTTTGTGTGCCTAAATTGGTCCCAACTCTGGTGCTAACCAATTATACTCACTCTCCAAAATACGTAAAGTATCTGAACGATTCGAGGTTCAGTGGGGTTGGGGTTGGCTCTGAGGATAATTGGGCTGTGGTGGTTTTGGCCTCATCTAACCCAAGTGGAAACTTTGCTAATGCAGCAGGATCTTTAGTTTCAATGTTCGGTTTTGGACATTATTTGGTCTTCTTGTTGTTAGGAGTATCTCTTATCTTGGTTAGCTGA
- the LOC18772873 gene encoding glucose and ribitol dehydrogenase: MASGGKQQFPPQKQETQPGKEHAMDPTPQFTNPDYKPSNKLQGKVALVTGGDSGIGRAVCHLFAQEGATVAFTYVKEQEDKDARDTMQMIKQAKTSDAKDPMALAADLGYDENCKKVVDEVAKAYGRIDILVNNAAEQYKASSVEDIDEPRLERVFRTNIFSYFFVTRHVLKHMKEGGSLICTTSVVAYKGNDKLLDYTATKGAIVSFIRGLALHLVGKGIRVNGVAPGPIWTPLIPSCFDEEETAQFGSEVPMQRAGQPFEVGPSYVFLASNAFSSYYTGQVFHPNGGVIVNA; the protein is encoded by the exons ATGGCTTCAGGTGGTAAACAGCAATTCCCACCTCAAAAACAAGAGACTCAGCCTGGGAAAGAGCATGCCATGGACCCCACCCCTCAGTTCACAAACCCAGATTACAAACCCTCCAATAAGCTCCAA GGGAAAGTAGCGCTAGTGACAGGTGGTGACTCTGGGATAGGGCGAGCTGTGTGCCATCTCTTCGCTCAAGAGGGTGCAACTGTGGCCTTCACATATGTGAAGGAGCAGGAGGACAAGGACGCACGTGACACAATGCAAATGATCAAGCAGGCCAAGACTTCTGATGCCAAAGACCCCATGGCACTAGCCGCTGATCTGGGTTATGATGAAAACTGCAAGAAGGTCGTTGATGAGGTGGCCAAAGCCTATGGACGCATTGATATTCTGGTTAACAATGCTGCCGAGCAGTACAAGGCAAGCTCAGTTGAAGATATTGATGAACCCCGTTTGGAGAGGGTGTTCAGGACCaacatattttcttatttcttcgTGACCAG GCATGTTTTGAAGCACATGAAAGAAGGTGGCTCCCTAATCTGCACAACATCAGTGGTGGCCTACAAAGGAAATGATAAGCTGCTTGATTATACTGCAACAAAGGGTGCCATTGTGTCCTTCATTAGAGGACTTGCACTTCATCTAGTAGGCAAAGGCATACGTGTCAACGGTGTGGCGCCTGGACCGATCTGGACCCCGTTGATCCCCTCATGTTTCGATGAGGAAGAGACTGCACAGTTTGGCTCTGAAGTGCCAATGCAGCGAGCTGGGCAGCCGTTTGAGGTTGGCCCGTCCTACGTCTTCCTTGCTTCCAATGCTTTCTCTTCATACTATACTGGCCAAGTTTTCCATCCTAATG GTGGGGTTATTGTGAATGCTTGA